The genomic window tttataatgatgattgGTAGTATATACTtagataacaataatttaCGATAAAATGGGACAAATCTGTTGTTCACACGACAGCATTCTCTATTAAATAGGAACAATAACCTTATATGATCCGCCTCTTTTTTTGTCTTACAATTTCTTTTGAGAATGAATTTTAACAATATCCGCTATGCAAAAGGTTTACTTACTTTCTTCTGAAAGAAGTACCTTCAGACAATTTAGCCTTACCACCGGTTGGAGTACACAAAACGGTGGAACATGATTCACAGGTAACTGCAGTTTGAGCATGGGAGAAAACTGTGGTAATATTCAAACAACCTGGACATTTAACATCCAAGAAGTAAGATCTTGGTGCTTGGACCAAAGTCTTTAACTTGTGCTTTCTAGCTTCAGAGGCAGCTGTTGGGTGCAATAAATCTTGAACTAAAACCTGTAATAAATAACCATATCATATGATAATTGTGATTA from Naumovozyma dairenensis CBS 421 chromosome 3, complete genome includes these protein-coding regions:
- the RPS27A gene encoding 40S ribosomal protein eS27 (similar to Saccharomyces cerevisiae RPS27B (YHR021C) and RPS27A (YKL156W); ancestral locus Anc_5.265), translating into MVLVQDLLHPTAASEARKHKLKTLVQAPRSYFLDVKCPGCLNITTVFSHAQTAVTCESCSTVLCTPTGGKAKLSEGTSFRRK